The Vicinamibacteria bacterium genome includes a window with the following:
- a CDS encoding sensor domain-containing diguanylate cyclase, translating into MDIRVRWRAGQVALALAGIMTAAALLRPLGPHASPRLRLAVSLGLGLGVAGTALLASLRGHGKSEPLAFYAFLTLCTDALGQLLAPLGWPVWPLLVLLVGAVAVAETLPVALGVAALATLLTAADAATTHFAVWRPAAAAGLGYAALVLALNRALLGEKRRLSATQAELARLKHGIDQLDDLEPGAAAVRPHTAAHALRQVSEEGRRARQMDRAVELDEALARVVRVAHEALGAHAVLYFDVDREREVAYLRAAQGPPSLVTDSALPLSTDPFSFILERGQAFYATDFKRLLWALPYYRGEVRIGSLLAVPVRMAEVVAGVLIADRLEVQCFTGGEPGLLESFAGMAAEAIVRTRASLRREELDAEFKAVYPISQKLATISNESEVRELLLRSARHLVALEGAAVVMSDELQTRYVVEECFGWATEFAQREVGLSERTWAAWVLRSAEDPYLLDDLADHGERMPILVLDEGAVRAASLLAVPLKARNRTLGALILTGARGSFDATSHRVLGILANQAAATLSLIRDREQQKELAVRDGLTNLYNRRAFNELLVQALAREERQGGRLALILLDLDHFKKLNDTYGHPAGDAALRGTARVLVQHLRKGDQAARYGGEEFVVILPGTDEAGALHLAERARDAIQQHRLVFEGARISLTASFGAAVWPTDGQNAEALISAADRALYAAKQAGRNRVIAASSITPAAPAI; encoded by the coding sequence GTGGACATCCGCGTGCGCTGGAGGGCGGGCCAAGTGGCCTTGGCCCTGGCCGGGATCATGACGGCGGCGGCCCTCCTGCGCCCCCTGGGGCCCCACGCCTCCCCAAGGCTCCGGCTGGCCGTCAGCCTGGGTCTCGGGCTGGGGGTCGCGGGCACCGCGCTCCTGGCCAGCCTGCGCGGCCACGGCAAGTCGGAACCGCTCGCCTTCTACGCCTTCCTCACCCTCTGCACGGACGCCCTCGGCCAGCTGTTGGCTCCGCTCGGCTGGCCGGTGTGGCCCCTGCTGGTCCTGCTCGTGGGCGCGGTGGCGGTCGCGGAAACCCTGCCGGTGGCCCTGGGCGTGGCCGCTCTCGCTACGCTCCTGACCGCCGCCGACGCGGCCACGACGCACTTCGCGGTCTGGCGACCCGCGGCCGCCGCCGGCCTTGGCTACGCCGCGTTGGTGCTGGCCCTGAACCGGGCCCTCCTCGGGGAGAAGCGGCGGCTCTCCGCCACCCAGGCCGAGCTGGCCCGGCTCAAGCACGGCATCGACCAGCTGGACGACCTCGAGCCGGGGGCGGCCGCGGTGCGCCCCCACACCGCCGCCCACGCCCTCCGCCAGGTGTCGGAGGAGGGGCGGCGGGCCCGTCAGATGGACCGGGCCGTGGAGCTCGACGAGGCCCTGGCCCGAGTGGTGCGGGTAGCCCACGAGGCCTTGGGCGCCCACGCCGTTCTCTACTTCGACGTGGACCGGGAGCGCGAGGTGGCCTACCTGCGGGCCGCGCAGGGGCCGCCCTCTTTGGTGACGGACAGCGCCCTCCCCCTTTCCACCGACCCCTTCTCCTTCATCTTGGAGCGTGGTCAGGCTTTCTACGCCACCGACTTCAAGCGGCTGCTCTGGGCTCTCCCCTACTATCGGGGCGAGGTGAGAATCGGCTCCCTCTTGGCGGTGCCGGTGCGGATGGCGGAGGTGGTGGCGGGGGTGCTCATCGCGGATCGGCTGGAGGTCCAGTGCTTCACGGGAGGGGAGCCCGGGCTGCTGGAGTCGTTCGCGGGGATGGCCGCGGAGGCCATCGTTCGCACCCGGGCCTCGCTCCGCCGCGAGGAGCTGGACGCGGAGTTCAAAGCCGTGTACCCAATCTCGCAGAAGCTGGCCACCATCAGCAACGAGTCCGAGGTCCGCGAGCTGCTCCTGCGCTCGGCGCGGCACCTGGTCGCCCTGGAGGGAGCGGCGGTGGTGATGTCCGACGAGCTGCAGACCCGGTACGTCGTGGAGGAGTGCTTCGGCTGGGCCACCGAGTTTGCCCAGCGGGAGGTGGGGCTCTCCGAGCGCACGTGGGCGGCCTGGGTCCTGCGCAGCGCGGAGGATCCCTACCTCCTCGACGACCTGGCGGACCATGGGGAGCGCATGCCGATATTGGTCCTGGACGAGGGAGCGGTCCGGGCGGCCTCCCTCCTGGCTGTCCCCCTCAAGGCCCGCAACCGCACCCTGGGCGCCCTCATCCTGACCGGGGCCCGCGGCTCCTTCGACGCCACCTCCCACCGCGTGCTCGGGATCCTGGCCAACCAAGCTGCGGCCACCCTCTCCCTCATCCGAGACCGCGAGCAACAGAAGGAGCTCGCGGTCCGGGACGGGCTCACCAACCTCTACAACCGGAGGGCCTTCAACGAGTTGCTCGTCCAGGCCCTGGCCCGGGAAGAGCGGCAGGGGGGCCGCCTCGCCCTCATCCTGCTCGACCTCGACCACTTCAAGAAGCTCAACGACACCTATGGCCATCCCGCCGGGGACGCGGCTCTCCGGGGCACCGCCCGGGTCCTCGTGCAGCACCTGCGGAAAGGCGACCAGGCGGCGCGCTACGGCGGCGAGGAGTTCGTGGTCATCCTCCCCGGCACCGACGAGGCGGGTGCCCTTCATCTGGCGGAGCGGGCCCGGGACGCGATCCAGCAGCACCGCCTGGTGTTCGAGGGGGCGAGGATCTCCTTGACCGCGAGCTTCGGGGCCGCGGTCTGGCCCACGGATGGGCAGAATGCGGAGGCCCTCATCTCCGCCGCGGATCGCGCGCTCTACGCCGCCAAGCAAGCGGGCCGGAACCGGGTGATCGCGGCCAGCTCGATCACGCCCGCGGCGCCGGCGATATAG
- a CDS encoding substrate-binding domain-containing protein produces the protein MERPPISAVGILAFGLGGLFTPGLRAATDKPTCKVIVNAANPETTISTERLSSIFLKNVTKWDNGTPALPVDQSLTSPARIAFSKEVFDQPVVAIQAYWQEEIAKGREGPPPVKASDQEVTAFVAENPGAIGYVAAATTLPGSTKVLKLTH, from the coding sequence ATGGAAAGGCCCCCCATAAGTGCGGTGGGAATTCTGGCGTTTGGGCTCGGAGGCCTGTTCACCCCGGGACTCCGGGCGGCCACGGACAAGCCGACCTGCAAGGTCATCGTCAACGCCGCGAATCCAGAAACAACTATTTCCACCGAGCGGCTGTCGAGCATCTTCTTGAAGAATGTGACCAAGTGGGACAACGGAACTCCCGCGCTGCCCGTGGATCAGTCGCTGACCTCTCCCGCGAGAATAGCCTTCTCGAAAGAAGTGTTCGATCAGCCCGTGGTGGCGATCCAGGCCTACTGGCAGGAAGAGATTGCCAAGGGTCGAGAAGGACCTCCACCGGTGAAGGCCTCGGATCAGGAGGTCACGGCCTTCGTCGCGGAAAACCCCGGAGCCATCGGGTACGTAGCTGCGGCCACGACTCTCCCTGGAAGCACGAAGGTCTTGAAACTCACCCATTAG
- a CDS encoding DoxX family protein — MAAASGKIVWVGRVISALPVLVLLMSAFMKLKGGPELRQGLAHLGLPESMIVPLAILEISCTLIYVIPATSVLGAILLAGYMGGAICTHWRVGDPFFAQIMVGLFVWLGLYLREPRLKALIPLRTR; from the coding sequence ATGGCGGCAGCGAGCGGAAAGATCGTATGGGTCGGGCGGGTGATCTCGGCTCTGCCGGTTCTCGTCCTTCTCATGAGTGCCTTCATGAAGCTCAAGGGCGGGCCCGAGTTGCGGCAAGGGCTGGCGCATCTGGGTTTGCCGGAGTCGATGATCGTGCCCCTCGCCATTCTGGAAATCTCGTGCACCCTTATCTACGTGATTCCCGCGACGTCGGTCTTGGGTGCCATTCTCCTGGCCGGCTACATGGGGGGCGCGATCTGCACCCATTGGCGGGTGGGCGATCCGTTCTTCGCCCAAATCATGGTGGGACTCTTCGTTTGGCTCGGCCTCTACCTCCGCGAGCCTCGTCTGAAGGCTCTCATCCCGCTGCGGACGCGCTGA
- a CDS encoding 4'-phosphopantetheinyl transferase superfamily protein translates to MDLVETARVARSLQRWGDRLVRKLMTPEEAARLPAGPDRARALALAIAGKEAASKAIGTGWSRGVRWRDVVVNLGPPPSVDLQGRAADVARSLGGSGRTRTSLEVRGPLAVGQVQLLS, encoded by the coding sequence GTGGACCTGGTAGAGACCGCCCGCGTGGCGCGGTCTCTCCAGCGTTGGGGGGACCGCCTGGTCCGTAAGCTCATGACCCCCGAGGAAGCGGCGCGCCTCCCGGCGGGTCCGGACCGCGCGCGAGCGTTGGCCCTTGCCATTGCCGGCAAGGAGGCAGCCAGCAAAGCGATCGGCACAGGCTGGAGCCGGGGGGTACGGTGGCGGGACGTGGTGGTGAACCTCGGACCCCCGCCTTCGGTCGACCTCCAGGGCCGAGCGGCAGACGTGGCCCGGAGCCTGGGCGGCAGCGGTCGCACCCGCACCAGCCTGGAGGTCCGCGGCCCCCTCGCCGTCGGTCAGGTCCAGCTGCTCTCGTGA
- a CDS encoding MFS transporter, whose amino-acid sequence MTGPPPNPAWRRNLYVMTATVFVVYTAFAFVLPFLPLFVRELGVPDRERAALWAGVLIGIAPLLAGLLAPLWGRLADRYGQKQMALRALLSYVVLLALSAAVGNVWELFLCRVGIGLFGGIGPLGLAMATALAPREQTGRAVGLVQAAQILSAAFGPFAGGFLADTIGVRRTFLVTAMLCAVAVGLVALYYRNPPLPAPSGVDPVAGPAFFSLLKLPGVPALIFVLFLVSFVGRSFTPILPLHLERLGVPAARLASSTGALIAVYSLAAALSATLLGRATRRLSPRQLLLASLAGGALAVAPMVMVPSFRGFLVLAVLLGLASGGALTLCYTMGGLMVPGEAKATAFGFFSGAALFGGAVSPSVAGLLAHWNLLGIYWIDSALFAALALGLLGGLGRVGAPPISPAPRA is encoded by the coding sequence GTGACCGGCCCCCCGCCGAACCCCGCCTGGCGGCGCAATCTGTACGTGATGACCGCCACGGTCTTCGTGGTCTACACCGCCTTCGCCTTCGTTCTCCCCTTTCTTCCCCTTTTTGTGCGGGAGCTCGGGGTCCCCGACCGGGAGCGGGCGGCTCTCTGGGCCGGAGTTCTGATCGGAATTGCACCGCTTCTCGCCGGCCTCCTCGCCCCCCTCTGGGGCCGGCTGGCTGACCGCTACGGCCAGAAGCAGATGGCGCTGCGGGCCCTGCTTTCCTACGTCGTCCTTCTTGCCTTGTCGGCCGCGGTCGGCAACGTCTGGGAGCTGTTCCTCTGTCGCGTCGGGATCGGCCTCTTTGGGGGCATCGGCCCCTTGGGGTTGGCCATGGCCACCGCTCTCGCGCCCCGCGAGCAGACGGGCCGGGCGGTGGGTCTGGTCCAGGCGGCCCAGATCCTCTCCGCCGCCTTCGGACCCTTTGCCGGCGGCTTCCTGGCCGACACCATCGGCGTGCGCCGCACCTTCCTGGTCACGGCGATGCTCTGCGCCGTCGCGGTCGGCCTCGTCGCTCTCTACTACCGGAATCCCCCCCTGCCCGCGCCCTCCGGGGTCGATCCCGTGGCCGGCCCCGCGTTCTTCAGCCTCCTCAAGCTGCCGGGCGTGCCCGCCCTCATCTTCGTGCTGTTTCTCGTCAGCTTTGTGGGCCGCTCGTTCACCCCCATCCTGCCGTTGCATCTGGAGCGGCTGGGGGTGCCCGCAGCCCGGCTCGCGTCCTCTACCGGAGCCTTGATCGCGGTCTATTCCCTGGCGGCCGCGCTCTCCGCGACCCTCCTCGGCCGGGCCACGCGCCGGCTCTCTCCCCGCCAGTTGCTCCTGGCCAGCCTCGCCGGCGGCGCCCTGGCCGTGGCGCCCATGGTTATGGTGCCTTCTTTCCGCGGGTTCCTGGTCCTAGCCGTCCTGCTAGGTCTCGCCTCGGGGGGGGCCCTCACCCTCTGCTACACGATGGGCGGCCTCATGGTGCCGGGGGAAGCCAAAGCCACCGCCTTCGGCTTTTTCTCCGGCGCCGCCCTCTTCGGAGGCGCGGTCTCCCCCTCCGTGGCGGGGCTCCTGGCCCACTGGAATCTCCTCGGGATCTATTGGATTGACAGCGCGCTGTTCGCGGCCCTCGCCTTGGGTCTGCTGGGGGGCCTGGGAAGAGTCGGCGCTCCCCCTATATCGCCGGCGCCGCGGGCGTGA
- a CDS encoding cytochrome c peroxidase: MPVAITIDMLDGMTRLPGDLGPLPPVPVSADNPQDEAKVELGRRLFFDARLSRDRAQSCASCHDPEKGFSDGRPRAVGFEGRQLARRSPSVLNAAYNNHQFWDGRASSLEQQAEGPLLAAAEMNMSADLLGARLGAIPEYNRSFQGVFGGSPTLKNAARAIAAFERTLITPNAPFDAYARGKKDALTFNEKRGLTLFIGKAACVQCHNGPTFTDSRFHRLGVQGRTPGPEDVPRFAVSGHDQDRGAFKTPTLRNVCLTAPYMHDGAFKTLEEVVDFYDRGGDSDPQKSPLIFELGLSQQEKSDLIAFLRSLAGQRPVGSTPGRSRDATTAIAPVPPGIRTLGLR, from the coding sequence GTGCCGGTCGCAATCACCATCGACATGCTGGATGGGATGACGCGGCTTCCGGGCGACCTGGGTCCGCTTCCGCCCGTCCCGGTTTCCGCGGACAACCCTCAAGACGAAGCCAAGGTCGAATTGGGTCGGAGGCTCTTCTTCGACGCCCGCCTCTCGCGGGACCGCGCCCAGAGCTGTGCGTCCTGTCACGACCCGGAGAAGGGCTTTTCTGATGGGAGGCCGCGCGCGGTGGGATTTGAGGGGAGGCAATTGGCCCGCCGGTCTCCGAGTGTTCTGAACGCCGCGTACAACAACCACCAGTTCTGGGACGGCCGGGCCTCCAGTCTCGAACAGCAAGCCGAGGGTCCGCTGTTGGCGGCGGCGGAGATGAATATGTCCGCAGACCTTCTGGGCGCCCGCCTCGGGGCCATTCCGGAATACAACCGATCGTTTCAAGGCGTCTTTGGGGGGAGCCCGACCCTGAAGAACGCGGCGAGGGCCATCGCCGCCTTCGAGCGAACCCTCATCACCCCCAACGCCCCCTTCGATGCGTATGCCCGCGGCAAGAAGGACGCGCTCACCTTCAACGAGAAGCGTGGCCTGACCCTGTTCATCGGCAAGGCGGCTTGCGTCCAGTGCCACAACGGCCCCACCTTCACGGACAGCCGCTTCCATCGGCTCGGTGTGCAGGGAAGGACCCCGGGCCCCGAGGATGTCCCGCGATTCGCGGTCAGCGGTCACGATCAGGACCGCGGAGCCTTCAAGACGCCAACCCTACGGAATGTTTGCCTGACCGCGCCCTACATGCACGACGGGGCCTTCAAGACTCTCGAGGAGGTCGTTGACTTCTATGATCGTGGGGGCGATTCGGACCCCCAGAAATCACCCCTGATCTTCGAGCTTGGCCTCAGCCAACAGGAGAAGTCTGACCTCATCGCCTTCTTGAGAAGCCTCGCTGGACAGCGACCGGTGGGGTCGACCCCGGGGCGTAGCCGGGATGCGACCACGGCCATCGCACCTGTTCCGCCGGGGATCCGCACCCTCGGCCTCCGCTGA
- a CDS encoding YciI family protein — MRFMILVKADKNSEAGVLPEEKLLAEMGKYNEDLAKAGVLLAAEGLQASSKGARVRFSGTKRTVIDGPFTEAKELIAGFWLIQVRSKEEAIEWVKRAPNPFPGESEVEIRQVFEASDFGPVLTPGLREAEERVSAQMAKNAKR; from the coding sequence ATGCGATTCATGATCCTGGTCAAGGCCGACAAGAACTCGGAAGCGGGAGTTCTCCCGGAGGAGAAGCTCCTCGCCGAAATGGGCAAGTACAATGAGGACCTTGCGAAAGCAGGGGTGTTGCTCGCGGCGGAGGGGCTACAGGCGAGCTCGAAGGGCGCGCGCGTGAGGTTCTCGGGAACGAAGCGGACCGTGATCGACGGGCCCTTCACGGAGGCGAAAGAGCTAATCGCCGGCTTCTGGCTGATCCAAGTGAGATCCAAGGAAGAAGCGATCGAATGGGTCAAGCGCGCCCCCAATCCCTTCCCCGGCGAGTCCGAGGTTGAGATTCGCCAAGTGTTCGAGGCGTCGGACTTCGGACCCGTGCTCACGCCCGGGCTTAGAGAGGCGGAGGAACGCGTGTCCGCCCAGATGGCGAAAAACGCGAAGCGTTAA